The Nitrospinaceae bacterium genome includes a region encoding these proteins:
- a CDS encoding DMT family transporter, which translates to MLETIHPNMLALIAAFLVAISRTLYQKALGRINPNVITALVNGVSVLFAVVFYQMGPGVEQWPIQGILWFVANGLVGSLFGRYMSFVSQRIVGVTRTSIVMQSILVWSTGLSVIFLGEHLTTGIIAGSLLIMVGGALLVWEGEKLQKKIPLTYYIVPLLTALTFALAFIVRRYGLAWIPSSPLGMGISTGTATFLMTGILCFTTEETGKRWNGGGISIAVVGGVFNAAAALCFWGAVQMGEIVQVVPINRLSVLFVIIFSWFFFRKEEAITWRVVTGGVLSVVGAYLIVIGK; encoded by the coding sequence TTGCTCGAGACCATCCACCCAAACATGCTTGCGCTCATCGCCGCTTTTTTAGTTGCGATTTCGCGCACGCTTTACCAAAAAGCGCTTGGCCGCATCAACCCAAACGTCATCACCGCCCTGGTGAATGGCGTGTCCGTCCTTTTCGCCGTGGTTTTCTACCAGATGGGCCCCGGGGTGGAGCAATGGCCGATACAGGGGATCCTCTGGTTCGTGGCGAACGGACTCGTCGGTTCCCTGTTTGGCCGATACATGAGTTTCGTCTCCCAACGGATTGTCGGCGTTACCCGAACCTCCATTGTGATGCAATCCATCCTCGTCTGGTCCACGGGCCTTTCTGTCATATTTCTTGGAGAACACCTGACCACCGGCATCATCGCCGGATCGCTTTTGATCATGGTCGGCGGCGCCCTTCTCGTCTGGGAGGGGGAGAAGCTACAAAAAAAAATCCCCCTGACCTATTACATCGTACCCCTTTTAACGGCCCTCACCTTTGCGCTGGCATTTATCGTTCGGCGGTACGGTCTGGCCTGGATCCCATCTTCGCCGCTCGGTATGGGGATATCCACCGGGACCGCCACCTTCCTAATGACGGGCATCCTTTGTTTCACGACGGAAGAAACCGGCAAGCGCTGGAATGGCGGTGGAATATCGATTGCCGTGGTGGGTGGGGTATTTAACGCCGCCGCCGCGCTTTGTTTCTGGGGGGCCGTTCAGATGGGGGAAATCGTCCAGGTCGTTCCCATTAACCGCCTGTCCGTTCTCTTTGTCATCATATTTTCCTGGTTCTTCTTTCGAAAGGAAGAAGCCATCACCTGGAGAGTGGTCACGGGAGGGGTGCTTTCCGTTGTGGGGGCTTATTTAATCGTTATCGGAAAATAA